A portion of the Chryseobacterium tructae genome contains these proteins:
- a CDS encoding TonB-dependent siderophore receptor yields the protein MKKTIISASLLAVTMFSAQQSDTLKVAEIQSVSLQGTHNYRTKKSESVARLPLENLENPTVYNLVPKEIISEMGATDFNTAMASAPGVVVNNSVNDSGNDIFLRGFSSNASFRNGLVQNPRVQSEIANVERVEVIKGPSGTLFGGTLANYGGVVNVVTKKPQENFGGIINYTTGSWGMSRITADVNTPLNKEKTALARFNVAAYSQDSFQDAGYSKGVFFSGSILYKVSDKTTVTLDTEFHAPEKTLNAYVRRSESLTLHSMKDLAAIHGRSFTSNDVGSKRTNFVTMAEVTHKFNDQWTSRTSYQRGEANEKESIFLVLNYKDNNSVSRSIRPFDNYKITTDNIQQNFIGDFKIGNLRNRLVVGLDYFQQTSKNQYPVYKVGNNPSSAFVPYPLDGIINPDKSKQKDDVVILDSTSPWTPISRDIIKSLPRNGTMFDINKVTTFSVYASDVLNITDNLLVMASLRMDNYKNENLISNGAEKQGEYKQTQFAPKFGLVYEIVKDQVSFFANYVNGFKNVAPQRDPRNTNVFIEYKPEQGNQIEAGFKLDLLGKKLLTTVSYYNMKIKNRLIADPSIDGLYIQDGNIKNQGFEVDIVANPVKGWNIVAGYGFNDNKFDDRSPDAGKRSAWTPKHVANFWTSYKIMGGIYEGLGFGAGFNFVDKTYINIKNHFLAPAYTTVGATIFYDKKKYRIGLKMNNALNETYWNFYGQPQKPREFLANFAFKF from the coding sequence ATGAAAAAAACTATTATTTCTGCATCTTTATTAGCAGTAACCATGTTCAGTGCACAACAAAGTGACACTCTTAAAGTAGCCGAGATCCAATCGGTATCCCTTCAGGGAACCCACAATTACAGAACCAAAAAATCAGAATCAGTAGCAAGACTTCCTCTTGAAAATCTCGAAAACCCAACGGTTTATAATCTTGTTCCTAAAGAGATCATTAGCGAAATGGGGGCAACCGATTTCAATACAGCAATGGCTTCGGCTCCCGGAGTTGTAGTAAACAACAGTGTGAATGACAGTGGTAACGATATTTTCCTGAGAGGGTTCAGTTCCAATGCCAGTTTCAGAAACGGATTGGTTCAAAATCCAAGAGTACAATCCGAAATTGCAAATGTTGAAAGAGTAGAAGTAATAAAGGGACCATCAGGAACATTATTCGGTGGAACTCTGGCTAACTACGGTGGAGTGGTGAATGTAGTAACCAAAAAACCACAGGAAAATTTCGGTGGAATCATCAACTATACTACCGGAAGCTGGGGAATGAGCAGAATTACAGCCGATGTGAATACTCCTTTGAATAAAGAAAAAACTGCATTGGCAAGATTTAATGTAGCCGCCTATTCTCAGGATTCTTTCCAGGATGCGGGATATAGCAAAGGTGTATTTTTCTCAGGAAGTATCTTATATAAAGTAAGTGATAAAACGACTGTAACCTTAGACACAGAATTCCACGCACCGGAAAAAACGCTTAATGCTTATGTTAGAAGATCTGAAAGCTTAACCTTACATTCTATGAAAGATCTTGCAGCTATTCATGGCAGATCATTTACCAGTAATGATGTTGGCTCAAAGAGAACCAATTTTGTAACCATGGCTGAAGTGACCCATAAATTTAATGACCAATGGACTTCGAGAACATCTTACCAAAGAGGAGAGGCTAATGAGAAAGAATCTATTTTTTTGGTATTAAACTACAAGGATAATAATTCGGTGAGCAGAAGTATTCGCCCTTTTGATAATTATAAGATCACAACAGATAATATTCAACAAAACTTTATTGGCGACTTTAAAATTGGGAATTTAAGAAATCGTTTGGTGGTGGGATTAGATTATTTCCAACAGACCAGCAAAAATCAATATCCGGTATATAAAGTAGGAAATAACCCATCTTCTGCATTCGTACCCTATCCTTTAGATGGGATCATTAATCCTGATAAAAGCAAACAGAAAGATGATGTTGTTATTTTAGATTCTACATCACCATGGACTCCTATTTCACGTGATATTATCAAATCACTTCCAAGAAACGGGACAATGTTCGATATCAATAAAGTGACTACATTCAGTGTATATGCATCAGACGTATTGAATATTACTGATAATCTATTGGTAATGGCCAGTTTGAGAATGGATAATTATAAGAATGAAAATTTGATCAGTAATGGTGCTGAAAAACAAGGTGAGTACAAACAAACTCAATTTGCTCCTAAATTCGGATTGGTGTATGAAATTGTGAAAGATCAGGTTTCATTCTTTGCTAATTATGTAAATGGATTTAAAAATGTAGCCCCTCAACGAGATCCGAGAAACACAAATGTTTTTATAGAATACAAACCTGAACAAGGAAACCAGATAGAAGCTGGGTTTAAGCTAGATTTATTAGGCAAAAAATTACTGACCACAGTAAGTTATTATAATATGAAAATTAAAAACCGTCTGATTGCTGATCCTTCTATTGACGGATTATATATTCAGGATGGAAATATCAAAAATCAAGGTTTCGAAGTAGATATTGTGGCCAATCCGGTTAAAGGATGGAATATTGTTGCAGGCTACGGCTTCAATGATAATAAATTTGATGACAGAAGCCCCGATGCAGGAAAAAGAAGTGCCTGGACACCTAAACACGTAGCCAACTTCTGGACAAGTTATAAGATTATGGGAGGAATCTATGAAGGTTTAGGCTTCGGAGCAGGGTTCAATTTTGTAGATAAAACATATATCAATATCAAAAATCATTTCCTGGCACCAGCGTATACTACAGTAGGAGCAACAATTTTCTATGATAAGAAAAAATACAGAATCGGTCTGAAAATGAATAACGCATTAAATGAAACGTATTGGAACTTCTATGGGCAGCCACAAAAGCCGAGAGAATTCCTGGCCAACTTCGCATTTAAATTCTAA
- a CDS encoding DUF6884 domain-containing protein gives MAKKIILISCASQQGSAKAKAKHLYISPLFKLSWRYANKQTPDKIFILSGLHYLLDIDKEIEPYDVTLSNVSKAKRRPGQTILTSKEKLDWGKKIIGQLSKEADLQNDEFIVLAGLEYIKPIIKDISFCENPLEGLRIGERLKFLKEN, from the coding sequence ATGGCAAAGAAAATAATATTGATCAGTTGTGCCTCCCAACAAGGAAGTGCGAAAGCCAAGGCAAAGCATTTATATATCAGTCCATTATTTAAGTTGAGTTGGAGATATGCCAACAAACAAACCCCTGACAAAATATTTATCCTTTCGGGGCTTCATTATTTGCTAGATATTGATAAGGAAATTGAACCTTACGATGTAACCTTAAGTAATGTTTCTAAAGCTAAAAGAAGACCAGGACAAACCATATTGACCTCCAAGGAAAAATTAGATTGGGGTAAGAAAATCATTGGACAGCTCTCCAAGGAGGCGGATTTGCAGAATGATGAATTCATTGTTTTGGCAGGATTGGAATACATCAAACCAATCATAAAAGATATCTCATTTTGTGAGAACCCTTTGGAAGGACTAAGGATAGGAGAGAGACTTAAGTTTCTTAAAGAGAATTAA
- a CDS encoding tetratricopeptide repeat protein, translated as MKLLPAILGSAFLTFSACQTDKKQENAVQNDIVFKDNLGHSLSKSDIANTTGKINYEIMENQNIDPKAEELHQEARQLGQSGQYDLSIAKLNEAIKIQPNWAYPFYDLAFTYLLKGDFDNALKFYKKTDELEPKGFFTAKTALYSLEGEKEGKFPKGLYTAYMQIEWTADKNKKLEIAKMITQKVPDFAPGWKELSQLLDDKTVRLDAIEKGLSKDPDAETKGILLINKALILSDEGKKDEAKQILGNLIFSPDVTRSNEELAKFTLKTITEK; from the coding sequence ATGAAACTATTACCTGCCATTTTGGGCTCTGCATTTTTGACCTTTTCAGCTTGCCAGACGGATAAAAAACAAGAAAATGCTGTGCAGAATGATATTGTTTTTAAGGATAATCTGGGACATTCCTTGAGCAAAAGCGATATCGCCAATACCACAGGCAAAATAAACTATGAAATTATGGAGAATCAAAATATTGATCCTAAAGCGGAAGAACTGCATCAGGAAGCAAGACAATTGGGACAATCTGGTCAATATGACTTATCCATTGCAAAACTTAATGAAGCAATAAAAATTCAACCGAATTGGGCATATCCTTTTTATGATTTGGCCTTTACTTATTTATTGAAAGGAGATTTTGATAATGCTTTGAAGTTCTATAAAAAGACGGACGAATTGGAGCCCAAAGGGTTCTTTACAGCAAAGACTGCTTTATATTCATTGGAGGGAGAGAAGGAAGGCAAATTTCCTAAAGGTTTATATACTGCTTATATGCAGATTGAATGGACGGCAGATAAGAATAAGAAACTTGAAATTGCAAAAATGATAACCCAAAAAGTCCCAGATTTTGCTCCGGGATGGAAAGAATTGTCCCAACTACTGGATGATAAGACTGTACGACTAGATGCTATTGAGAAAGGACTTTCAAAGGATCCTGATGCTGAAACAAAAGGGATTTTGTTAATTAATAAAGCTTTGATATTGAGTGATGAAGGAAAAAAAGACGAGGCAAAACAAATATTGGGAAATCTTATTTTTTCACCAGATGTTACAAGATCTAATGAAGAATTGGCTAAGTTTACCCTGAAGACGATAACAGAGAAATAA